Proteins from one Halovivax limisalsi genomic window:
- a CDS encoding DedA family protein — MPVSSGIVLATDRAPSWLESYLSSEIGFLVLFGICILEGAMLLRFMPSELVVPLALALVGSSPGDVGAIVAIAVVGTTIGQTVLFVLARRAGREYVLRTRWVPVTESRLARFDGWFDRWGRLAVALSNTMLFVRGVLTVPAGLSRMHWRTFVALSAVGSLAFQSILAGLYLASGHVLV, encoded by the coding sequence ATGCCCGTCTCGTCCGGGATCGTCCTCGCGACCGATCGCGCGCCGAGCTGGCTGGAGTCGTATCTCTCCTCCGAGATCGGCTTTCTCGTCCTCTTCGGAATCTGCATCCTCGAGGGAGCGATGCTCCTCAGATTCATGCCGAGCGAGCTGGTCGTCCCGCTCGCGCTCGCGCTCGTCGGCTCGTCGCCGGGCGACGTCGGGGCGATCGTGGCGATCGCCGTCGTCGGAACGACGATCGGCCAGACGGTGCTGTTCGTCCTCGCCCGTCGAGCCGGTCGCGAGTACGTTCTGCGCACGCGCTGGGTTCCCGTCACCGAATCGCGTCTCGCCCGGTTCGACGGCTGGTTCGACCGCTGGGGGCGTCTCGCGGTGGCGCTCAGCAACACCATGCTGTTCGTCAGGGGCGTCCTCACCGTCCCCGCCGGCCTCTCGCGGATGCACTGGCGCACCTTCGTCGCGCTATCGGCCGTCGGCTCGCTTGCCTTCCAGTCGATCCTTGCCGGTCTCTACCTGGCGAGCGGCCACGTCCTCGTCTGA
- a CDS encoding sulfatase: protein MDGNGRSNVLFVILDTVRTDRLGPYGYDGGTTPELDRFADEATVFESAVAPAPWTLPVHASLFTGRYPSEHGADQACPYLDDATTLATSLSAAGYDTACYSSNAWITPYTGLTDGFDAQDSFFEVLPGDVLSGPLAGLWRRINDNDVLRSFASTLVHLGAKAHAKLASGEGADSKTPAVIDRTRSFVEASGSDEGWFAFVNLMDAHLPYYPPASTKDRFAPDVDPDDVCQNSKAYNAGAREIDDAEWDDIRALYDAEIAHMDAELGRLFDWLRDTGRWDETAVIVAADHGELHGEHDLYGHEFALYEQLIAVPLLVKHPDLGAGRRDDLVELLDCYHTVLDALDVAPTDAAAGAAADPVAFDPTRSLLREEYRAFDEVSAPDPGQRAVAESEGEYAFVEYERPLIELHHLEQKANEAGVTLPEDHRAYSRLRAARGPAGKYVRADRIPDEGYRLDRDPAERTPVEPAADDVVAAAERALAAFETAVGGAWDEPGDAAGDPGDALERADERTRNRLRELGYLE, encoded by the coding sequence ATGGACGGGAACGGTCGATCGAACGTTCTTTTCGTCATCCTGGATACGGTCCGGACGGACCGCCTCGGCCCGTACGGCTACGACGGCGGGACGACGCCCGAACTCGACCGGTTCGCCGACGAGGCGACCGTCTTCGAGTCGGCCGTCGCGCCGGCGCCGTGGACGCTGCCGGTCCACGCGTCGCTGTTCACCGGACGCTATCCGAGCGAGCACGGTGCGGACCAGGCCTGCCCCTACCTCGACGACGCGACGACGCTCGCGACCTCGCTCTCGGCGGCGGGTTACGACACCGCGTGTTACTCCTCGAACGCCTGGATCACGCCCTACACCGGGCTCACCGACGGCTTCGACGCCCAGGACTCGTTCTTCGAAGTGTTACCGGGCGACGTCCTCTCCGGCCCGCTCGCGGGGCTCTGGCGGCGGATCAACGACAACGACGTCCTCCGGAGTTTCGCCTCGACGCTCGTCCACCTCGGCGCGAAAGCCCACGCGAAGCTAGCAAGCGGGGAAGGCGCCGATTCGAAGACGCCGGCGGTGATCGACCGGACCCGGTCGTTCGTCGAGGCGAGCGGGAGCGACGAGGGCTGGTTCGCGTTCGTCAACCTCATGGACGCCCACCTGCCGTACTACCCGCCCGCGTCGACGAAGGACCGGTTCGCGCCCGACGTCGATCCCGACGACGTCTGCCAGAATTCGAAGGCGTACAACGCGGGTGCGCGCGAGATCGACGACGCGGAGTGGGACGACATTCGCGCCCTCTACGACGCCGAGATCGCCCACATGGACGCCGAACTCGGCCGGCTGTTCGACTGGCTGCGCGACACCGGTCGGTGGGACGAGACCGCGGTGATCGTCGCTGCCGACCACGGCGAACTCCACGGCGAACACGACCTCTACGGCCACGAGTTCGCCCTCTACGAGCAACTGATCGCCGTCCCCCTGCTGGTCAAACACCCCGACCTTGGCGCGGGGCGACGGGACGATCTGGTCGAACTGCTCGACTGTTACCACACCGTCCTCGACGCGCTCGACGTGGCGCCGACCGACGCGGCGGCCGGAGCGGCGGCCGACCCGGTCGCGTTCGACCCCACGCGATCGCTCCTGCGCGAGGAATACCGCGCGTTCGACGAGGTCTCCGCGCCGGACCCCGGTCAGCGGGCCGTGGCCGAGAGCGAAGGTGAGTACGCCTTCGTCGAGTACGAACGACCGCTCATCGAACTGCACCACCTGGAGCAGAAAGCGAACGAGGCCGGCGTGACGCTCCCGGAGGACCACCGGGCGTACTCGCGCCTGCGCGCGGCGCGGGGCCCCGCCGGCAAGTACGTCCGCGCCGATCGCATCCCCGACGAGGGATATCGGCTCGATCGCGATCCCGCCGAACGAACCCCCGTCGAGCCCGCGGCCGACGACGTCGTCGCGGCGGCCGAGCGCGCGCTGGCGGCGTTCGAGACCGCCGTCGGCGGCGCGTGGGACGAGCCGGGCGACGCGGCCGGCGATCCCGGGGACGCGCTGGAGAGGGCGGACGAACGGACCCGCAATCGGCTGCGCGAACTCGGGTACCTCGAGTGA
- a CDS encoding glycosyltransferase family 4 protein has translation MISHYFEFGDRVTGGISASVAHQRAVLERLGVAYTTEPTLEADVLHCNLMGPRSVWYARRARARGIPVVANTHVTAEDFGDSFRFTNALARPLKPYLRWAYDHADALICPSAYNRRLIEDYADVPTTVISNGVDAEKLAGFESLEAEYRQRYDLSEPTVFLVGHVIKRKGLETFVGLARARPDVDFAWFGPLDLSLKGRETTRLVETAPENCTFTGYVEDVRGAFAAGDVFCFPTHEENEGIALLEAMTAGKPVVVRDIEPFAWLEDGENCLKVSPGPGESDVAAFAAAIDELDDAERRRRLGAAAAERAAAFTIDEIAAAYASLYREVLAA, from the coding sequence CTGATAAGCCACTATTTCGAGTTCGGCGACCGCGTCACCGGCGGGATCAGCGCCTCCGTCGCCCACCAGCGAGCGGTGCTGGAGCGACTCGGCGTCGCGTACACGACCGAACCCACGCTCGAGGCCGACGTACTCCACTGCAATCTCATGGGGCCGCGGTCCGTGTGGTACGCGCGGCGCGCTCGCGCCCGGGGAATTCCGGTGGTCGCGAACACGCACGTCACCGCCGAGGACTTCGGCGACAGCTTTCGGTTTACGAACGCGCTCGCGCGGCCGCTGAAGCCGTACCTCCGCTGGGCCTACGACCACGCTGACGCGCTCATCTGCCCGTCCGCGTACAACCGCCGACTCATCGAGGACTACGCGGACGTCCCGACCACCGTGATCTCGAACGGGGTCGACGCCGAGAAGCTCGCCGGATTCGAGTCGCTCGAGGCCGAGTACCGCCAGCGTTACGACCTCTCGGAGCCGACGGTCTTTCTCGTCGGCCACGTCATCAAGCGCAAGGGTCTGGAGACGTTCGTCGGGCTGGCCCGGGCCAGGCCCGACGTCGACTTCGCCTGGTTCGGGCCGCTCGATCTCTCGTTGAAGGGCCGCGAGACGACCCGCCTCGTCGAGACCGCGCCGGAAAACTGCACGTTCACGGGCTACGTCGAGGACGTGCGCGGGGCGTTCGCGGCGGGCGACGTCTTCTGTTTCCCGACCCACGAGGAGAACGAGGGGATCGCCCTGCTGGAGGCGATGACCGCCGGGAAGCCGGTCGTCGTCCGCGACATCGAGCCCTTCGCGTGGCTCGAGGACGGCGAAAACTGCCTGAAGGTCTCGCCCGGTCCCGGCGAGTCCGACGTCGCGGCCTTCGCCGCGGCGATCGACGAACTCGACGACGCCGAGCGCAGACGCAGGCTCGGCGCCGCCGCGGCCGAGCGCGCGGCGGCGTTCACGATCGACGAGATCGCGGCGGCGTACGCCTCGCTCTACCGGGAGGTGCTCGCCGCATGA